In one window of Clavelina lepadiformis chromosome 4, kaClaLepa1.1, whole genome shotgun sequence DNA:
- the LOC143451398 gene encoding ficolin-1-like — MVTFKFIFLVVIVWSTCEASREVTLTCGGDDVAVRGPAGPAGKKGPRGDPGVQGIKGEPGENDGWMEAVESSMERIDALERNEREQFKPKNCRDIMNNGEVFSGVYSLNISGRLVKVYCDMETDGGGWMVFQRRIDGNLDFYKTWEFYRRGFGDINKEFWFGLENLHTITSSGNYELRVDIQDFDFNSAFAKYSSFSVGSEDTNYPLLVSGYSGNAGNALAGHNKKPFSSWDQEHDVHRTLNCAEQFHGAWWYGACHSANLNGQYLRGGVDDCDGIRWSGFGRGSCYSLKMVEMKMRPT, encoded by the exons ATGGTTACTTTTAAGTTTATATTTCTTGTCGTCATCGTTTGGTCAACATGTGAAGCATCGCGTGAAGTGACTTTGACATGTGGTGGTGATGACGTAGCAGTACGAGGTCCTGCTGGACCAGCGGGTAAGAAAGGTCCCCGTGGTGATCCAGGGGTCCAGGGCATCAAAGGAGAACCCGGAGAGAACGATGGTTGGATGGAAGCAGTTGAGAGCTCCATGGAGAGGATTGATGCATTGGAAAGAAACGAACGAG AACAGTTCAAGCCCAAAAACTGCCGAGACATCATGAACAACGGCGAAGTATTTAGCGGAGTTTATTCGTTGAACATCAGCGGGAGATTGGTCAAAGTTTATTGCGACATGGAAACGGATGGCGGTGGTTGGATG GTATTTCAACGACGAATCGATGGAAATTTAGATTTCTATAAAACCTGGGAGTTTTATCGCAGAGGATTCGGAGACATCAACAAAGAGTTTTGGTTTG GTTTAGAAAATCTTCACACAATAACGAGCAGTGGAAATTATGAACTTCGGGTGGACATCCAAGATTTTGATTTTAACTCGGCTTTTGCTAAATACAG TTCGTTTTCGGTTGGTTCTGAAGATACGAACTACCCTTTGTTAGTATCTGGATACTCAGGAAATGCAG GTAATGCTTTGGCTGGACATAACAAAAAACCATTTTCGTCGTGGGATCAAGAACATGATGTTCATCGCACATTGAACTGTGCCGAGCAATTTCACGGAGCTTGGTGGTACGGAGCTTGTCATTCTGCAAACTTGAATGGTCAATATCTCAGGGGAGGAGTAGACGACTGTGATGGAATACGATGGAGTGGGTTTGGTCGGGGAAGTTGCTACTCTCTGAAGATGGTTGAGATGAAGATGAGACCAACTTGA